One Pochonia chlamydosporia 170 chromosome 5, whole genome shotgun sequence DNA segment encodes these proteins:
- a CDS encoding valacyclovir hydrolase (similar to Talaromyces stipitatus ATCC 10500 XP_002488269.1), with protein MTQQLRLSDGRVLDYKISGAQDGFPLLWIHGTPGAYTVFSDLEGMCREKGVKLITMSRAGYGSSTRQRGRCIVDVVPDLKQLTEHLNIKRCFVAGWSGGGPHALACAAGLPGCVATLVIAGVGPWNVEDLDFLNGQGEDNVNEFNAALQGEDAIRQFCEGERPGMIKGDASDLVAAMSSILPDVDKKALLENDTLGQFLVDNIREGLKINSDGWIDDDLAFIQPWGFDLNEIKVPVLLYQGSEDKMVPFAHGEWLAKHIPSEFCKAHLLQGQGHISIVLGQLEAMLDGLLQYR; from the exons CGTCCTTGACTACAAGATCTCCGGGGCGCAAGATGGCTTCCCACTTCTGTGGATTCACGGCACACCAGGTGCATACACCGTGTTTTCCGACTTGGAGGGTATGTGCAGAGAAAAAGGCGTGAAGCTCATTACCATGTCAAGAGCCGGCTATGGTAGCTCGACCAGGCAAAGAGGGAGATGTATTGTTGACGTGGTGCCGGACTTGAAACAGCTCACTGAGCATCTCAATATCAAGAGGTGCTTCGTGGCGGGTTGGAGCGGCGGCG GACCGCACGCCCTTGCTTGCGCGGCCGGATTGCCCGGATGTGTCGCTACTCTGGTAATTGCTGGGGTTGGTCCCTGGAATGTTGAAGATCTGGATTTTCTGaatggccaaggcgaagaTA ATGTCAATGAGTTTAATGCCGCCcttcaaggagaagatgcaATTCGTCAGTTCTGTGAAGGTGAGCGGCCTGGAATGATAAAGGGTGATGCGAGTGACCTCGTCGCAGCCATGTCTAGCATCCTCCCGGACGTGGACAAAAAAGCCCTTCTGGAAAACGACACGCTTGGCCAGTTTCTAGTGGATAATATTCGAGAAGGCCTCAAAATTAACTCAGATGGGTGGATCGATGACGACTTGGCCTTTATTCAGCCGTGGGGTTTTGACTTGAATGAGATCAAGGTGCCCGTCTTGCTGTATCAAGGAAGCGAAGACAAGATGGTTCCGTTTGCTCATGGAGAATGGCTTGCGAAACACATCCCTTCCGAGTTTTGCAAAGCTCACCTATTGCAGGGTCAGGGACATATTTCTATCGTTTTGGGTCAGTTGGAGGCTATGCTGGATGGTTTGTTGCAATACCGATGA